One genomic segment of Aythya fuligula isolate bAytFul2 chromosome 5, bAytFul2.pri, whole genome shotgun sequence includes these proteins:
- the LOC116489454 gene encoding inositol 1,4,5-trisphosphate receptor-interacting protein-like 1 has product MVSATFNFLAFLGLVESPVEVGDELDEATNERMRQYAEEMQQRMAQLLLEIEQIEKQQSSTHMGALLLSATQYWQFWAGVVVALLFIWNLWLFLRDLPEHDSEEESSSSEEEEVRVPPLPNDARDVPRFIAERVYLPFPDPTVRCALVEEIVGDLLHILDSVVLRSFFPNLQRAIGVGSAFEGWNPHMKDPVYRLLVPMTAPRGHSFHLELGNEEDLLARKSSIRVELECTCEREQDSEDMLCFLHHSEEELKKQEPSLLDTLCTDSYLDAEKTARWFQNFVKTAWVLMPQSQVYNVEVLPSTRTCKFQLTGAARRRLTIEIVFGVQQEDSDIFLSSQMRKDTSIPSTTWPQSCSVAERKFFQHVAREDVFNSMHLKCMQVCAHLVEGTIFPTYVIKTIVMHHLTNIPMEMWQKMDFLRRIDDVMRCLRGCVMEKRLDHFFFGNEMVPDVIVLPPSFQNSEPINLFQYLKQNPYARADALQKFEVVRDRLRRLITYGHERKHRARRRRRADRQ; this is encoded by the coding sequence ATGGTTTCGGCAACTTTCAATTTCCTGGCGTTCTTGGGCTTAGTCGAGAGCCCAGTGGAAGTCGGGGATGAATTGGATGAAGCTACGAATGAGCGCATGCGGCAGTATGCGGAGGAGATGCAACAACGCATGGCGCAGCTCCTGTTGGAAATTGAGCAGatagagaagcagcagagctcgACGCATATGGGAGCCCTGCTCTTATCTGCCACACAGTACTGGCAGTTCTGGGCTGGTGTTGTTGTTGCTCTCCTGTTTATTTGGAACTTGTGGCTCTTCCTTAGAGATCTCCCAGAACATGACAGTGAGGAGGAGAGCTCCAGCAGTGAAGAGGAGGAAGTGAGAGTACCACCACTCCCCAATGATGCAAGAGATGTGCCCAGATTTATAGCTGAGCGCGTCTACTTGCCATTCCCAGATCCGACCGTCAGATGCGCACTGGTGGAGGAGATTGTGGGAGACCTCCTGCATATCTTGGACTCAGTCGTCCTAAGAAGTTTCTTCCCGAATCTACAGCGAGCCATCGGAGTGGGCAGTGCCTTTGAAGGTTGGAATCCCCATATGAAAGATCCTGTCTACCGCCTACTTGTGCCCATGACGGCCCCCCGTGGGCACTCCTTCCACCTGGAGCTGGGCAATGAAGAGGATCTGCTGGCGAGGAAGTCCTCTATCCGTGTGGAGCTGGAGTGCACGTGCGAGAGGGAGCAGGACTCTGAGGACATGCTGTGCTTCCTCCACCATtctgaggaggagctgaaaAAGCAGGAGCCGAGCCTCCTAGACACCCTCTGCACCGACTCCTACCTAGATGCGGAGAAGACTGCAAGGTGGTTCCAGAACTTTGTGAAAACAGCCTGGGTGCTTATGCCTCAGTCGCAGGTTTACAATGTAGAAGTGCTGCCTTCCACCCGCACGTGCAAGTTCCAGCTGACAGGTGCTGCCAGGAGAAGACTCACAATTGAAATAGTATTTGGGGTGCAGCAAGAGGATTCAGATATCTTCCTGAGCAGCCAGATGAGAAAGGacacctccatccccagcacaaCATGGCCACAGAGCTGTTCAGTTGCAGAAAGGAAGTTCTTCCAGCACGTGGCCAGAGAAGACGTGTTCAACAGCATGCACCTCAAGTGCATGCAGGTCTGTGCCCATTTGGTGGAGGGCACAATCTTTCCCACCTATGTCATCAAGACTATTGTCATGCACCACCTGACTAACATCCCCATGGAAATGTGGCAGAAGATGGATTTTCTGCGTCGGATAGATGATGTAATGCGGTGCCTGCGTGGCTGTGTGATGGAGAAGCGCCTCGACCACTTCTTCTTTGGCAATGAGATGGTGCCCGATGTGATTGTCCTGCCACCATCCTTCCAAAATTCTGAGCCAATCAACCTCTTCCAGTACCTGAAGCAGAACCCATATGCCAGAGCTGATGCACTGCAGAAGTTCGAGGTGGTGCGAGATCGGCTCAGAAGACTGATAACCTACggacatgaaagaaaacatcGTGCACGGCGAAGGCGCCGTGCTGACCGCCAGTGA